The window GCACCAGCCCGACGTCGACGGTCAGGGCCCACGGCCGTGCCCGGCGGCCCGGTGAGGACGCTGGGCGGGAGCGGGGTCGAGGTCAGCGCCCTCGGCTTCGGCGCCGCCGCCATCGGCAACCTCTACACCGAGGTGGACGAGGAGCAGGCGCGGGCGGCCGTGGCCGCCGCCTGGGAGCAGGGCATCCGCTACTTCGACACCGCCCCGCACTACGGCCTCGGCCTGTCCGAACGCCGCCTCGGCGCGGCCCTGCGCGGCCTTCCGCGCTCCGCGTACACGGTCTCCACGAAGGTCGGCCGGCTGCTCGAACCCTCGGACGCGGGTGGGAGCGATCTCGCCCACGGTTTCGCCGTGCCCGCCGCCCACCGCCGCGTGTGGGACTTCAGCGCGGACGGGGTACGGCGCGGCCTTGAGGCCAGTCTCGAACGGCTCGGCCTGGACCGCGTCGACGTCGTCTACCTCCACGACCCCGACGACCACGCCGAGCAGGCCTTCCGCGAGGGCTACCCGGCGCTGGAGGAACTGCGCGCCCAGGGCGTGGTCGGGGCCATCGGGGCAGGCATGAACCAGTCGGAGATGCTGACCCGCTTCGTCCGCGACACGGACGTGGACGTGGTGCTGTGCGCCGGCCGGTACACCCTGCTCGACCAGCGCGCCGAGTCGGAGCTGCTGCCCGCGGCCGCCGAGCGCGGCGTGTCCGTCGTCGTCGGCGGCGCCTTCAACTCCGGCCTGCTGGCGGACCCCAGGCCCGGAGCGACGTACAACTATGCCAGCGCGGCAACCGAGTTGGTGGAGCGCGCCCAGCGCATGAAGGCGGTGGCCGGCCGGCACGGAATCACCCTGCGGGCCGCGGCCCTGCGCTTCTGCGCCGGCCACCCGGCCGTGGCCTCCGTCCTGGTCGGCACCCGCTCGGCCGCTGAGGTCCGCGACTGCGCCGAGCAGTTCGCCGCACCCGTGCCCGCCGCCTTCTGGCAGGAGCTGAGAGACACCGGTCTGCTGCCCGCCTCCGGGACCTGACGGGGACCGGTCACGGCTCCCGGGTGCCAGGGCCCAGCCGGGTCGGCGGCAGGAAATCGCGCACGTAGGAGCGGTCCCAGCAGGCACCGGTCGCCCGCAGTTGCCGCCAGGTCGTGAAGTGGTAGCGGAACAGCCGGGCGCGGACGTAGCGCGGCGGCTCGTCCGGCGGGAAGGGGGAGCGGCGCAG of the Streptomyces sp. NBC_01788 genome contains:
- a CDS encoding aldo/keto reductase; its protein translation is MRTLGGSGVEVSALGFGAAAIGNLYTEVDEEQARAAVAAAWEQGIRYFDTAPHYGLGLSERRLGAALRGLPRSAYTVSTKVGRLLEPSDAGGSDLAHGFAVPAAHRRVWDFSADGVRRGLEASLERLGLDRVDVVYLHDPDDHAEQAFREGYPALEELRAQGVVGAIGAGMNQSEMLTRFVRDTDVDVVLCAGRYTLLDQRAESELLPAAAERGVSVVVGGAFNSGLLADPRPGATYNYASAATELVERAQRMKAVAGRHGITLRAAALRFCAGHPAVASVLVGTRSAAEVRDCAEQFAAPVPAAFWQELRDTGLLPASGT